In Dolichospermum flos-aquae CCAP 1403/13F, the following proteins share a genomic window:
- the cobD gene encoding threonine-phosphate decarboxylase CobD, which translates to MPQQAHGGNLAWAAALAGCSPDAIVDFSASISPLGPPNSVIAAIVSQLGNLRNYPDPEYGELRLALSHFHQIPTEWILPGNGSAELLTLVGRELGQLAATVLLTPAFGDYYRTLAANNAKVLEFPVDLGIGQGNISLLPDFGLETSDFGLLLNNPHNPTGKLFSRESVLPYLEKFALVVIDEAFMDFLPPEAEQSLIGLVQEYENLVILRSLTKFYSLPGLRLGYAIAHPDRLAKWKLWRDPWPVNTLAAAAAIAALQDTEFQNLTWKWLPEARNQLFQGVASIPGLTPLEGTVNYLLVESQQSTSQLQQQLLQQHQILIRDCLSFKELGDRFFRVAVRTQSDNQRLLTALKAIQRE; encoded by the coding sequence ATGCCACAACAAGCACACGGGGGAAATTTAGCTTGGGCAGCAGCACTGGCTGGCTGTTCCCCTGATGCTATTGTGGATTTTTCCGCCAGTATCAGCCCGTTGGGACCACCAAACAGCGTTATTGCTGCAATTGTGTCCCAACTGGGCAATCTGAGGAATTATCCTGACCCAGAGTATGGTGAATTGAGACTTGCTCTGAGTCATTTTCATCAAATACCTACTGAGTGGATTTTGCCAGGTAATGGTTCAGCAGAATTATTAACTCTGGTGGGTAGAGAATTGGGACAATTAGCAGCAACAGTGTTACTAACTCCAGCGTTTGGTGACTATTACCGCACTCTTGCGGCTAATAACGCTAAAGTTCTGGAGTTTCCTGTGGATTTAGGCATAGGTCAGGGGAATATTTCTCTATTGCCAGATTTCGGACTTGAGACTTCAGATTTTGGGTTACTGCTGAATAATCCCCATAATCCCACGGGAAAGTTATTTTCACGGGAGTCTGTTTTACCGTATTTGGAAAAGTTTGCTTTGGTGGTGATAGATGAAGCGTTTATGGATTTTTTGCCACCGGAAGCTGAACAAAGTTTAATTGGGTTGGTGCAGGAATACGAGAATTTGGTGATTTTACGATCGCTCACCAAATTTTACAGTTTACCAGGGCTAAGATTAGGATATGCGATCGCTCACCCCGACCGTTTGGCAAAATGGAAATTATGGCGAGATCCTTGGCCTGTAAATACTTTAGCAGCAGCCGCAGCGATCGCCGCCCTCCAAGATACAGAATTCCAAAATCTCACCTGGAAATGGCTACCAGAGGCGAGAAACCAACTATTTCAAGGTGTAGCTTCAATTCCCGGTTTAACCCCGCTCGAAGGCACTGTTAACTACTTATTGGTAGAATCTCAACAATCCACTTCCCAGCTACAACAGCAACTACTTCAGCAACACCAGATTTTAATTCGTGATTGTTTAAGCTTTAAGGAATTAGGCGATCGCTTTTTTCGCGTCGCAGTCCGTACCCAGTCTGATAACCAACGCCTATTAACAGCACTTAAAGCAATTCAAAGGGAATAG
- a CDS encoding HU family DNA-binding protein, whose amino-acid sequence MNKGELVDAVAEKASVTKKQADAVLSAAIETIVEAVSSGDKVTLVGFGSFESRERKAREGRNPKTNEKMDIPATRVPAFSAGKLFRERVAPPKEPKE is encoded by the coding sequence ATGAACAAGGGCGAATTAGTTGATGCGGTAGCAGAAAAGGCTAGTGTTACCAAGAAACAGGCTGATGCTGTTTTGAGTGCTGCCATCGAAACCATTGTGGAAGCGGTTTCTTCCGGTGATAAGGTAACATTGGTAGGATTTGGTTCTTTTGAATCACGGGAACGCAAAGCCCGTGAAGGGCGCAACCCCAAAACCAACGAAAAAATGGACATTCCCGCTACCAGAGTTCCCGCTTTCTCCGCTGGGAAACTGTTTAGAGAAAGAGTAGCACCCCCAAAAGAGCCAAAAGAGTAA
- a CDS encoding DUF29 domain-containing protein — MNNQLYERDFNVWRETIIKQIKQQDFNDIDWEHLLLELEDMGKSEKRSFLSNLTILIAHLLKLTVQADAPEMMKGSWYSSVTEHRFRVKKDLEENPSFKNYLHEVIFIAYADARKLAIKESKNAKLGVRKPDETEYPLDFPFTIEQLLDEDFYGELGG, encoded by the coding sequence ATGAACAATCAACTCTATGAACGAGATTTTAATGTTTGGCGAGAAACTATCATTAAACAAATCAAACAACAAGATTTTAATGATATTGATTGGGAACATTTGCTTTTAGAATTAGAAGATATGGGGAAATCAGAAAAACGCTCATTTTTGAGTAATTTAACTATCTTAATTGCTCACTTACTCAAATTAACTGTTCAAGCTGATGCTCCCGAAATGATGAAAGGAAGTTGGTACAGTTCTGTTACTGAACATCGTTTTCGAGTTAAAAAAGATTTGGAAGAAAATCCTTCTTTTAAAAATTATCTCCATGAGGTTATTTTTATTGCTTATGCTGATGCTCGTAAATTGGCAATTAAAGAAAGTAAAAATGCTAAATTAGGAGTAAGAAAACCAGATGAAACAGAATATCCTCTTGATTTTCCTTTTACTATAGAACAGTTGTTAGATGAAGATTTTTATGGGGAGTTAGGGGGGTGA
- a CDS encoding vWA domain-containing protein: MKVQLTSALNDTNVDAAQQSNQRQLSISISAMPSELEQNLPLNLCLILDQSGSMSGEPMNIVIQAVEQLLDQLKAGDRISVIGFAGSSGVIIPNQIVQDIESIKTQLKAKLKAGGGTVIAEGLSLGITELLKGTKGAVSQAFLLTDGHGDNGLQIWKWQIGPNDNKRCLQLAQKAAKLNLTINTLGFGDDWNPDLLEKIADAGGGTLAYIENPEQAVTQFARLFRRVQSVGLTNAHLLLSLVPVVRLAELKPVAQVAPDTIELPVETDANGTLMVRLGDLMKDTERVVLANIYLGQLPEGKQVIGHIQIRYDDPSLNKQGLLSPLVPIYANFTKSYEPALNSQVLNSILLLAKYRQTQLAEAKLELGDRLGAVTMLQTAANTALQIGDTCAATVLQVSATRLQAGEELSEADRKKTRMASKTVLKE, encoded by the coding sequence ATGAAAGTTCAACTAACATCGGCTCTAAATGATACTAACGTTGATGCTGCCCAACAAAGCAATCAACGACAACTCTCAATTTCCATTTCCGCTATGCCTTCTGAACTTGAACAAAATTTACCCTTAAATCTCTGCTTGATTCTCGATCAAAGTGGTTCTATGTCTGGTGAACCCATGAATATCGTCATTCAAGCAGTTGAACAATTATTGGATCAATTAAAAGCTGGTGACAGGATATCCGTTATCGGTTTTGCTGGCTCGTCTGGGGTCATTATCCCCAACCAAATCGTCCAAGATATTGAAAGCATCAAAACCCAACTCAAAGCCAAGCTGAAGGCTGGTGGTGGTACTGTCATTGCCGAAGGTTTATCTCTCGGCATTACAGAACTACTCAAAGGCACAAAAGGCGCGGTTTCCCAAGCCTTCTTACTGACAGATGGCCATGGGGATAACGGTTTACAGATTTGGAAATGGCAAATTGGACCAAATGACAATAAACGGTGTTTGCAACTTGCCCAAAAAGCCGCCAAACTCAATCTGACAATTAACACTCTGGGTTTTGGTGATGACTGGAATCCAGATTTATTGGAAAAAATTGCTGATGCTGGGGGTGGGACTCTCGCTTATATCGAGAACCCGGAACAAGCTGTAACTCAATTTGCGCGGCTGTTTCGACGGGTGCAGTCAGTGGGATTAACAAATGCCCATTTACTTCTATCCTTAGTGCCGGTTGTGCGTCTCGCGGAACTCAAACCAGTCGCCCAAGTTGCGCCAGATACCATTGAATTACCAGTAGAAACCGATGCTAATGGGACTTTAATGGTGCGGTTAGGGGACTTGATGAAGGATACCGAACGGGTAGTTTTAGCGAATATTTATCTGGGACAATTGCCAGAAGGGAAACAAGTTATTGGTCATATCCAAATTCGCTATGATGACCCATCGCTGAATAAACAGGGTTTACTTTCTCCCTTAGTGCCAATATATGCTAATTTTACGAAAAGTTATGAACCTGCTCTCAATTCCCAGGTGCTAAACTCGATTCTGCTTTTGGCTAAATATCGGCAAACTCAATTGGCTGAGGCAAAATTAGAATTAGGCGATCGCCTTGGTGCTGTTACAATGTTACAAACTGCTGCTAATACCGCCTTACAAATCGGTGACACCTGTGCAGCCACGGTGTTACAAGTTTCGGCAACTCGCTTACAAGCCGGTGAAGAACTATCGGAAGCTGACCGCAAAAAGACAAGAATGGCATCCAAGACAGTTTTGAAAGAATAG
- a CDS encoding vWA domain-containing protein, which produces MKINLQLALNDAGIDANQTSTQRQLVVSVSAGGETIDRTVPLNLCLILDHSGSMMGKSLETVKNAACLLVDRLTPEDRLSVVVFDHRAKVLVPNQLITDRQQIKKQIKQLTADGGTAIDEGLRLGIEELAKGKHDTVSQAFLLTDGENEHGDNDRCLKFAQLAANYNLTLNTLGFGDNWNDKVLEKIADAGMGTLSYIQHPDQAVSEFGRLFSRMQTVGLTNAQLLLSLMPNVRLAELKPIAQVSPDTIELPVQPESDGRLVVRLGDLMKDGERVVLVNIYVGQLPEGKQAIANLQVRYDDPAANQIGLHSPNLPIYAHVTREYQPAPNPQVQQSVLALAKYRQTQLAETKLQQGDRAGAATMLQTAAKTALQMGDTSAATVLQVSATRLQAGEELSESDRKKTRIVSKTVLQDASPQ; this is translated from the coding sequence ATGAAGATTAATTTACAACTAGCGCTCAATGATGCTGGTATAGATGCAAATCAAACTAGCACTCAACGTCAATTAGTAGTTTCCGTTTCTGCTGGTGGTGAAACTATAGATCGGACTGTACCCTTGAACTTATGCTTAATTCTCGATCATAGCGGTTCAATGATGGGAAAATCTCTAGAAACGGTGAAAAATGCCGCTTGTTTGTTAGTAGATCGTTTGACTCCTGAAGATCGTCTCAGTGTAGTTGTTTTTGACCACCGTGCCAAGGTTTTAGTCCCCAATCAGTTAATTACAGATCGTCAACAGATTAAAAAGCAAATTAAACAACTCACCGCTGATGGGGGAACTGCCATTGATGAGGGTTTACGGTTGGGAATTGAGGAATTAGCCAAGGGTAAACATGATACCGTTTCCCAAGCATTTTTACTGACTGATGGGGAAAATGAACATGGTGATAACGATCGCTGTTTGAAATTTGCCCAATTAGCCGCCAACTATAATTTGACTCTAAATACATTGGGATTTGGTGACAATTGGAATGATAAGGTTTTAGAAAAAATCGCTGATGCTGGTATGGGTACGTTGTCTTATATTCAGCACCCAGATCAGGCTGTATCGGAATTTGGTCGCTTATTTAGTCGAATGCAAACAGTGGGGTTGACTAACGCTCAACTATTATTATCCTTAATGCCTAATGTCCGATTAGCAGAACTCAAACCCATTGCCCAAGTTTCCCCAGATACCATTGAATTACCAGTACAACCCGAAAGCGATGGGCGCTTGGTGGTGAGATTGGGCGATTTAATGAAAGACGGAGAACGGGTAGTTTTAGTTAATATTTATGTGGGACAGTTGCCAGAAGGTAAACAGGCGATCGCTAATCTGCAAGTCCGCTACGATGACCCCGCCGCTAACCAAATCGGGCTACACTCCCCCAATCTACCGATTTATGCTCATGTCACCAGGGAATACCAACCAGCACCAAATCCCCAGGTACAACAGTCGGTTTTAGCTTTAGCCAAATATCGCCAAACCCAGTTAGCAGAAACGAAATTACAGCAGGGTGATCGGGCTGGTGCAGCGACGATGTTACAAACGGCGGCGAAAACTGCTTTGCAAATGGGTGATACTAGTGCGGCAACGGTATTGCAAGTTTCCGCCACCCGCCTACAAGCTGGGGAAGAGTTATCAGAAAGCGATCGCAAAAAAACCAGAATTGTCTCAAAAACTGTTTTGCAAGATGCTTCCCCCCAATGA
- a CDS encoding helix-turn-helix domain-containing protein — protein sequence MGCRLRVVLTDQEKLTLEELRRSKDAPQRTKDRAQVLLLNARGLKNEEIAQGLNWAVSTVRQTLHRWEKMSLAGLWDAPGRGGKPRYSENDLEYLENCLIEEPQTYNSKQLAKKLASERQVYLSADRLRRVLKARGKVIKSSIHAESRGQGAGEN from the coding sequence ATGGGATGCCGACTGAGAGTTGTTTTAACTGATCAAGAAAAGTTAACGCTAGAAGAGTTAAGAAGGTCTAAAGACGCTCCTCAACGAACAAAAGATCGCGCTCAAGTTCTACTGTTGAACGCTAGGGGATTAAAAAACGAGGAAATTGCTCAAGGTTTAAACTGGGCAGTTTCTACAGTCCGTCAGACCTTACACCGTTGGGAAAAGATGAGTTTAGCAGGATTATGGGATGCTCCAGGGCGAGGAGGAAAACCCCGTTATTCAGAAAATGATTTAGAGTATCTAGAAAACTGTCTAATTGAAGAACCCCAAACTTACAACTCTAAACAACTAGCCAAAAAACTAGCATCTGAGCGACAAGTTTACTTGAGTGCTGACCGACTTCGCAGAGTCCTTAAAGCCAGAGGCAAAGTCATCAAGTCATCAATACACGCAGAGAGCAGGGGGCAGGGAGCAGGGGAAAATTGA
- a CDS encoding DUF29 domain-containing protein, with amino-acid sequence MTTHQPTVITNDNLYDQDFYLWIETISKQLKAGKFAEIDLANLIEEIESMGKSEKRELKSRLIVLLMHLLKWQYQPEKRSESWRSTITEQRICIELLLEDSPSLQPLLIEIFADCYEKARLKASEETGIKLNFFPKESPFTLAETLKNYFLNN; translated from the coding sequence ATGACAACACATCAACCAACAGTCATTACCAATGATAATCTTTACGACCAAGATTTTTATCTGTGGATAGAAACAATATCTAAACAATTAAAAGCAGGGAAATTTGCAGAAATTGATTTAGCAAATCTGATAGAAGAAATTGAAAGCATGGGAAAAAGTGAAAAACGGGAGTTAAAGAGCCGTTTAATTGTGCTATTAATGCACTTACTAAAATGGCAATATCAACCTGAAAAACGTAGTGAAAGCTGGCGCAGTACGATTACAGAGCAACGTATTTGTATTGAATTATTATTAGAAGATAGTCCTAGTTTGCAACCTCTACTTATAGAAATATTTGCAGATTGTTATGAAAAAGCTCGTTTAAAAGCATCTGAAGAAACAGGAATTAAATTAAACTTCTTTCCTAAAGAATCTCCTTTTACTTTAGCAGAAACCCTGAAAAATTACTTTTTGAATAATTAA
- a CDS encoding DUF4351 domain-containing protein — MEESWVYQDILQKGEQKGKRREALELILRMLKRRFGNIPARIEQQLPNLGLTQLEDLAEELLDFSQIDDLVKYMANIS; from the coding sequence ATGGAAGAATCTTGGGTTTATCAGGATATTCTGCAAAAAGGTGAGCAAAAAGGCAAAAGAAGAGAAGCACTAGAATTGATTCTCCGTATGTTAAAACGCCGCTTTGGGAATATTCCAGCCAGAATAGAACAGCAACTTCCTAATTTGGGATTAACTCAACTGGAAGATTTAGCCGAAGAATTATTAGATTTTTCGCAAATAGATGATTTAGTTAAATATATGGCGAATATTTCCTAA
- a CDS encoding ATP-dependent Clp protease proteolytic subunit, which yields MDISHLKAVQAPYSGDSSYRTPPPDLPSLLLKERIVYLGMPLVPSVTELIVAQLLYLQSDDPEKPIKIYINSTGTSGYSGEPIGFETEAFAIYDTMKYIKPPIHTICIGSAMGMAAMILSAGTKGCRASLPNSSIILHQPKSYAQGQATDIQIRAKEVLANKASMLEILARTTEQDMTKISKDMDRLFYMTPDQAKEYGLIDRVFRKEELANLPLPVSVL from the coding sequence ATGGATATTTCTCACCTCAAGGCTGTGCAAGCCCCCTATTCCGGCGATAGTTCCTACCGGACACCGCCGCCAGATTTACCGTCCCTACTATTGAAGGAGCGGATTGTGTATCTGGGTATGCCACTTGTTCCGTCTGTTACGGAATTAATCGTCGCTCAATTGCTGTATTTGCAGTCCGATGATCCCGAAAAACCAATTAAAATCTACATCAACTCTACAGGTACTTCTGGTTACAGTGGCGAACCTATCGGTTTTGAAACCGAAGCCTTCGCTATCTATGACACTATGAAATATATCAAGCCTCCTATCCACACCATTTGTATTGGTTCGGCTATGGGTATGGCTGCGATGATTCTTAGTGCTGGGACAAAAGGCTGTCGTGCTAGTTTGCCCAATTCTTCCATTATCCTGCATCAGCCGAAAAGCTACGCCCAAGGACAGGCGACGGATATTCAAATTCGCGCGAAGGAAGTTTTGGCAAATAAAGCTTCAATGCTGGAAATTCTAGCCCGGACGACTGAACAAGACATGACGAAAATTAGCAAGGACATGGATCGTCTTTTCTACATGACTCCCGACCAAGCTAAGGAGTATGGTTTGATTGACAGGGTTTTTAGGAAGGAAGAACTCGCTAATCTCCCACTCCCTGTAAGTGTGCTTTAA
- a CDS encoding Uma2 family endonuclease produces the protein MTAVILQIPQSLKFTDDKFVEMVAANKDLRLELSAQGELSIMSPTGGETGDRNLELGGQVWFWNRQNGLGKAFDSSTGFKLPNGATRSPDVSWIKMERWNALTPEQRKRFLPLCPDFVIELVSESDDLADTQAKMREYIANGLRLGWLINPKNKQVEIYRPNQEIEVLQSPANLSGENVLPGFILDLQPIFS, from the coding sequence ATGACTGCTGTAATTTTACAAATACCACAATCACTAAAATTCACAGATGATAAATTTGTGGAAATGGTCGCTGCTAATAAAGATTTACGTTTAGAATTATCGGCTCAAGGAGAATTAAGTATTATGTCACCAACAGGAGGAGAAACGGGAGATAGAAACCTAGAATTAGGTGGACAAGTTTGGTTTTGGAATCGCCAAAATGGGTTAGGAAAGGCTTTTGATTCTTCTACAGGTTTTAAATTACCTAATGGCGCTACCCGTTCCCCTGATGTGTCTTGGATTAAGATGGAAAGATGGAATGCACTTACACCAGAACAAAGAAAAAGGTTTCTGCCTTTATGTCCTGATTTTGTGATTGAATTGGTTTCTGAAAGCGATGATTTAGCAGATACTCAAGCCAAAATGCGAGAATATATTGCCAATGGTTTGCGGTTAGGTTGGTTAATTAATCCGAAAAATAAGCAAGTAGAAATATATCGCCCAAATCAAGAAATAGAAGTTTTACAATCTCCTGCAAATTTATCTGGAGAAAATGTATTACCAGGATTTATTTTAGATTTGCAACCGATTTTTTCATGA
- a CDS encoding pentapeptide repeat-containing protein translates to MPPDYSGQNLRGHSFKGQKLTGANFSKADIRGANFTNAILKGADFTGAKAGLQRRWVIDLLIAALLMSALPGFFSFPIGTLIPYIFDGKNSQNFIMAILCLVIVTVFCIVTIRKGVIAGALALALTTAVAVAWSLAVFIVGYFAEVVTGNGVMGFVGSFVAGFSVTFAGRFAVAAAAAVAGAIAAAVVAVLDAAVAGAIAAAVAGAIAAAVVAVLFGVGAVPVALFFVIFSGYIGWRSFKGDERDTWIRSSAIAFAATGGTSFRGADLTDADFTGATLKNTDFRKANLTRTRFYEAKKLDFARPGNTILNNPAVLNLLITLNGRNKSYFGANLRGVNLIGADLKEANFKNADIIEAAFQGANLEWANLSLTQAIGTNFTKAQMTGVCVEAWNIESTTILDNVDCRFVYLLEYSKPGTDDRERRPSSGEFKPGEFTKLFEEVLNTVDLIFQNGIDWKAFVAAFKKVQVENGDTELAIQSIENKGDGVVVVKVAVPDNADKEKIHSDFTQNYQLALAAVEEKYKAVLQAKDEEINFHRQQSGKIPEMIISLANKPINVQIDNKVENENMTKDSSRKIEIGNIGGDFNASGQALNLGEISGTVTNTINELPSAPEPDKPGIKELLTQLKTAIETDSNLTAKEKEKALKQVKSLAEAAQNPQEKQDLADTAITMLKGTIAHLPTAAKLVEECGKLLPIISGFLGLS, encoded by the coding sequence ATGCCGCCAGACTATTCCGGTCAAAATCTCCGAGGACACTCTTTTAAAGGTCAAAAACTGACAGGAGCTAACTTTAGCAAAGCCGATATTAGAGGAGCAAATTTTACCAACGCCATTCTTAAGGGTGCTGATTTTACAGGTGCTAAGGCTGGACTACAGCGACGTTGGGTAATTGATTTGCTCATAGCTGCGTTGCTAATGTCAGCACTGCCAGGGTTTTTTTCATTCCCCATTGGTACATTAATACCATATATTTTTGATGGCAAAAACTCTCAAAATTTTATTATGGCAATCCTTTGCCTAGTTATAGTGACAGTTTTTTGTATTGTCACTATTCGCAAGGGTGTAATCGCCGGAGCCTTAGCCTTAGCCTTAACGACTGCCGTAGCTGTAGCCTGGAGTTTAGCTGTATTCATAGTCGGATACTTTGCCGAAGTCGTAACTGGAAATGGAGTCATGGGCTTCGTCGGAAGCTTCGTCGCGGGCTTCTCTGTCACCTTCGCCGGACGCTTCGCGGTAGCCGCAGCCGCAGCCGTAGCCGGAGCCATAGCCGCAGCCGTCGTTGCAGTCTTAGACGCAGCCGTAGCCGGAGCCATAGCCGCAGCCGTAGCCGGAGCCATAGCCGCAGCCGTCGTTGCAGTCTTATTCGGAGTCGGAGCCGTACCCGTAGCCCTATTTTTTGTAATTTTTAGTGGCTATATAGGCTGGCGTAGTTTTAAAGGAGATGAAAGAGATACTTGGATTCGTTCATCTGCCATTGCTTTTGCTGCTACAGGTGGTACAAGTTTTCGTGGTGCTGATTTAACTGACGCTGATTTTACTGGTGCAACCCTGAAAAACACAGATTTCAGAAAAGCAAATCTAACGCGCACTCGTTTTTATGAAGCGAAAAAACTTGATTTTGCTAGACCAGGTAATACGATACTGAATAATCCCGCTGTTCTCAATTTGCTCATTACTCTCAATGGTAGGAATAAATCTTATTTTGGTGCTAATCTCAGAGGTGTAAACCTAATAGGTGCAGATTTGAAAGAGGCTAATTTTAAAAATGCTGATATTATTGAAGCCGCTTTTCAAGGAGCTAATTTAGAATGGGCAAATCTAAGTCTTACTCAAGCCATTGGTACTAATTTCACCAAAGCTCAAATGACAGGTGTTTGTGTGGAGGCATGGAATATTGAAAGTACAACTATATTAGATAATGTAGATTGTCGCTTTGTCTATCTTTTAGAATATTCTAAACCCGGAACAGATGACCGTGAACGCCGTCCTAGTAGTGGAGAATTTAAACCAGGAGAATTTACAAAATTATTTGAAGAAGTTTTAAATACTGTTGATTTAATTTTCCAAAATGGTATTGACTGGAAAGCTTTTGTTGCAGCTTTCAAAAAAGTGCAAGTTGAAAATGGAGATACAGAATTAGCTATCCAGAGTATTGAAAATAAAGGTGATGGGGTAGTTGTCGTTAAAGTTGCTGTTCCTGATAATGCTGATAAAGAAAAGATTCATAGCGATTTTACTCAAAATTATCAATTAGCATTAGCGGCAGTAGAAGAAAAATATAAAGCAGTTTTACAAGCTAAAGATGAGGAAATAAATTTTCATCGTCAACAAAGTGGTAAAATACCAGAAATGATTATATCATTAGCTAATAAACCTATTAATGTTCAAATTGATAATAAAGTGGAGAATGAAAATATGACTAAGGATTCTAGCCGTAAAATTGAAATTGGTAATATTGGTGGAGATTTTAACGCCAGTGGACAAGCTTTGAATTTAGGTGAAATCAGTGGTACAGTCACAAATACCATTAATGAATTACCGTCTGCACCTGAACCCGATAAACCAGGAATTAAAGAATTATTAACACAATTAAAAACAGCAATTGAAACTGATAGTAATTTAACAGCAAAAGAAAAAGAAAAGGCTTTAAAACAAGTTAAATCTTTAGCAGAAGCGGCTCAAAATCCTCAAGAAAAACAGGATTTAGCAGATACAGCAATTACAATGTTAAAAGGAACAATTGCTCATTTACCAACTGCGGCAAAATTGGTTGAAGAATGCGGTAAATTATTGCCGATAATTTCTGGTTTTTTAGGTTTAAGTTAA
- a CDS encoding dihydrolipoyl dehydrogenase family protein, which yields MTNIDYDIVIIGGSIAAYKAALSATQLHAKVALIVSADFSDHYNSSYQYILSEISQITQQSYNLANLGIFDKNIHLNPEFLNLKKGLFYANAVAKNLNQINSLSNLAAQGVDIIVGNGQFQSSPQLSFTVNERQLYSRTYLLANGSRPLIPNISGLDTIKYLTLANIWQSLETTTLPENWVIIGGVPQSIEIAQFLARFGCQVTLIVKNSQILPNLDLEIAQLLTAQLEVDGVRVLTQTQVTQIRHIDNKKWVQAGNQAIETDEIFIGIGQQPNLEYLNLPAVGVKLHQHRLVVNEKLQTTNQRIYACGDILGGYDIQNIGNYEANIAIENALFFPRLKVNYESVPWGIYSQPKVAQVGLTEKQARNRYSQKQILVFKQYFKTATAPQIQGEITGICKLVVLENGKILGCSILGIAAGELINLISLAISQNIKIQHLAKLSPIYPSYSEIIMETAREWNRHRINKNRALQELLLGFFNYRRDWNL from the coding sequence ATGACAAATATTGATTACGACATCGTTATTATTGGTGGCAGTATTGCTGCATACAAAGCTGCTTTAAGTGCCACTCAGTTACACGCTAAAGTTGCTTTGATTGTGAGCGCGGATTTTTCTGATCACTATAATTCAAGTTATCAATACATACTTAGTGAAATTAGTCAAATTACTCAGCAATCTTATAATTTAGCAAATCTAGGAATTTTTGACAAAAATATTCACTTAAATCCAGAATTTTTAAATTTAAAAAAAGGATTGTTTTATGCAAATGCCGTTGCTAAAAATCTGAATCAAATAAATTCTCTTTCTAACTTAGCTGCCCAAGGTGTTGATATTATTGTTGGTAATGGTCAATTTCAATCTTCTCCTCAATTAAGTTTTACAGTTAATGAAAGACAGTTATATAGTCGCACCTATTTACTCGCTAATGGTTCTCGTCCCTTAATTCCCAATATTTCAGGATTAGATACTATTAAATATCTGACTTTAGCTAATATTTGGCAATCTTTAGAAACAACAACATTACCCGAAAATTGGGTAATTATTGGTGGTGTTCCTCAAAGTATAGAAATTGCTCAATTTTTAGCCAGATTCGGTTGTCAAGTTACATTAATAGTTAAAAATTCTCAAATTCTGCCTAATCTTGATTTAGAAATAGCCCAATTATTAACAGCACAATTAGAAGTTGATGGTGTGCGGGTTTTAACACAAACCCAAGTCACCCAAATCCGACATATAGACAATAAAAAATGGGTACAAGCCGGAAATCAAGCCATTGAAACCGACGAAATTTTTATTGGAATTGGACAGCAACCAAACCTAGAATATCTGAATTTACCAGCCGTAGGAGTAAAATTGCATCAACACCGCTTGGTTGTCAATGAAAAATTACAAACTACCAACCAGCGAATTTATGCCTGTGGTGATATATTAGGTGGTTATGATATTCAGAATATTGGTAATTATGAAGCTAATATTGCCATAGAAAATGCTTTATTTTTTCCCAGACTAAAAGTTAATTATGAATCTGTTCCTTGGGGAATATATTCTCAACCTAAAGTGGCACAAGTTGGTTTAACAGAAAAACAAGCGCGAAACCGATATTCTCAAAAGCAAATTTTAGTTTTTAAGCAATATTTCAAAACAGCTACAGCCCCACAAATACAAGGAGAAATTACAGGTATTTGTAAATTAGTAGTTTTGGAAAATGGAAAAATTCTAGGATGTTCTATTTTAGGAATAGCAGCAGGAGAATTAATTAATTTAATTAGTTTAGCAATATCACAAAATATTAAAATTCAGCATTTAGCAAAATTATCACCTATTTATCCCAGTTATTCCGAAATTATCATGGAAACAGCCAGAGAATGGAATAGACACAGAATTAATAAAAACCGTGCTTTACAAGAGTTGTTATTAGGTTTTTTCAATTATCGTCGTGATTGGAATTTATAG